The following coding sequences are from one bacterium SCSIO 12741 window:
- a CDS encoding tetratricopeptide repeat protein, translating to MPCRVIFLSLLALLLRLSVYSNIDSLRQVLEQPGLHDTTVAQTNYFLAQEYLQEDDDSCIYFSQKAQDQYQPLDRPDRVARCGYYIITSHTRLGNYAISVELSYQALKQFQALKDTSFLASTLNNLGLCYDLMGEVDSGKHYYEKTLFYALESRDTSTLANCYINLGMVQYSQGNLDSAIYYFEQSLDLNLTISNMRQVAITLNNLGGMHKLKGQMDVGLEYYRKSLALNDSLNDLRGIGTAYMNIGRIYEDLGFPDLAEENYQNSAEFREKSGDNYGLGIVNGRLGSLYADQGRDSLARIYLELGMAIQEKIGDRPGLTTSHIKLASLAYEKEHFDAARQHLQKAQEFAGDQPSRAQEVNMIWLEVRLNLAEGIEANNLESALRAYDLSQQMGTPKQISWLAKALSDVYESQGKTDEALSYYKVYKQMDDSLKAIELNKTTNRQQARIEFERDALKKEQAQQEQERLAAEALSRKNNLEYSAIGIGVFVLFGLVFLLGRFKLPDWGIELAVFLPFLILFEFLLVYTDPFVEQWTGGAPLFKLLVNAAMGGLIFPLHAFFEGLLKRRLFG from the coding sequence ATGCCTTGCCGAGTTATTTTCCTCAGTTTACTTGCCCTGTTGCTGAGGTTATCCGTGTATTCCAATATCGATAGCCTAAGACAGGTGCTTGAGCAACCCGGTCTTCACGACACCACTGTTGCCCAAACCAACTATTTCCTTGCCCAAGAGTATCTTCAGGAGGATGATGATTCCTGCATTTACTTTTCCCAAAAGGCCCAGGATCAATACCAGCCCTTAGACCGGCCGGATAGGGTAGCACGATGTGGGTACTATATAATTACTAGCCATACCCGGTTGGGCAACTACGCTATTAGTGTTGAATTATCTTACCAGGCGTTGAAACAATTCCAGGCTTTAAAGGATACGTCTTTCCTGGCCAGTACGCTCAACAATCTGGGGTTATGTTATGATTTGATGGGCGAAGTGGATTCGGGAAAGCATTACTACGAGAAGACGCTTTTCTATGCTTTAGAGTCCAGGGATACCTCAACATTGGCCAATTGCTACATCAACTTGGGGATGGTTCAATATTCTCAGGGAAATCTGGACAGCGCAATTTATTATTTCGAGCAATCCTTGGATTTGAATCTGACCATTTCCAATATGCGCCAGGTGGCCATTACCCTCAACAATCTCGGAGGCATGCATAAACTCAAAGGGCAAATGGATGTGGGCCTGGAGTACTACCGGAAAAGTCTGGCCCTCAACGACAGCTTAAATGATTTAAGAGGAATAGGAACGGCTTACATGAACATTGGCCGTATTTATGAGGATTTAGGCTTTCCGGATCTGGCTGAGGAAAACTACCAAAATTCAGCAGAGTTTCGCGAAAAATCGGGGGATAACTACGGTCTTGGAATCGTTAATGGCCGATTGGGTAGCTTGTATGCTGATCAGGGTCGGGATTCATTGGCTCGGATTTACCTGGAGCTAGGTATGGCTATTCAAGAAAAAATCGGAGATCGACCAGGGTTGACAACCAGTCACATCAAACTGGCCAGTTTAGCCTATGAAAAGGAACATTTTGACGCAGCCCGACAACATCTTCAGAAAGCCCAAGAATTTGCTGGTGATCAACCTAGCCGTGCTCAGGAAGTAAATATGATTTGGCTTGAAGTTAGGCTTAACCTCGCTGAGGGAATTGAGGCAAACAATTTGGAGTCGGCTCTTCGGGCCTATGACTTAAGCCAACAAATGGGAACCCCCAAGCAAATCAGTTGGCTGGCCAAAGCCTTAAGCGATGTTTACGAAAGCCAAGGCAAAACCGACGAGGCCCTTAGCTATTACAAAGTCTACAAGCAAATGGATGATAGCCTTAAAGCCATTGAGCTCAACAAAACCACCAATCGCCAGCAGGCACGTATAGAATTTGAGCGAGATGCGCTCAAAAAGGAACAGGCTCAGCAAGAGCAGGAACGTTTGGCAGCTGAAGCTTTGTCCAGAAAGAACAACCTGGAATATTCAGCGATAGGAATTGGCGTATTCGTTCTTTTTGGCCTCGTTTTTCTCTTAGGGCGATTTAAACTTCCTGACTGGGGCATTGAGCTGGCTGTGTTTCTTCCATTCCTTATTCTTTTCGAATTTTTGCTGGTCTATACCGATCCTTTTGTGGAGCAGTGGACCGGCGGGGCGCCTTTATTCAAGCTTTTAGTCAATGCGGCTATGGGTGGGCTCATTTTTCCCCTTCACGCCTTTTTTGAGGGCCTTTTAAAGCGTCGACTTTTTGGGTAA
- a CDS encoding T9SS type A sorting domain-containing protein: protein MKKLIITLFVLTLFGGHVQAQLAGELDTTFNANDPGNLSGFGFNALIASMHSYADGSALVGGHFTKFETETANRIAKVKADGTLDKSFNAGAGANSWVTAIAVQSDGKIVIGGLFTNFDNKAHTRIARLNTDGSIDTSFHTGSGFNDRVTHIRIQADGKIVIGGWFNQYNGATANKITRLNSDGTLDTGYNSNTLGTNNNVYAMDMQADGKILIGGFFTQVGSTSINRFARLNTNGTVDTSFHMPSGGFNWVVQSILAQQDGNILVIGAFATYGSTSVKGMARLSSNGTLDAAFNANVTTGFNQAVHDIIQLADKSYIAGGYFTKYNGVTVQKACRIDSNGVIDANYKPYVSGQQVYAIGVQPTTGKVMLAGEYGFIDDYRRGAISRMNADGSVDFTYNTLMGLSNPADALMWMPNGKILVGGSFSTYNGKVSPHLVMIDSATGKMDTSFKSLGLTLSNTVNKLGLQSDGKILVGGWMSTYGDSVARNFFRLDVHGNKEPGFPKGTGFNSTVQNFVIQPDGKIICVGNFTTYNGASAKYIIRINADGTPDASFNTGTGFNNGVYEIQLQSDGKVLVAGLFTSYNGTAANRLIRLNSNGSIDNGFLTNIGTGFNNNITSEMLLEPNGKIIVAGSFSTFNGSSTNRIVRLNSDGTRDTSFSIGSGPNNTVADIIRMPNGKFMVWGNFTSYAGTPIRYLARINNNGSLDNSFNPGTSFNTGNSSSPLLEYPDGRLLVVSSTATSYQGTGRNYIFRIFGEKVCNLSASASTVKNASCYDSKDGEVMVTSSGGFGSVSYSWNDPSASKTDTVKGLPAGNYTVTATDSIGCMTGALVTVAAPDTVKINLTGENCFTGAPLNVSLAPQPDSVIFSKGGNVLSTVSSFNYGTSLTTIAGSSLGNSLDKFRYPYDLVFAPNGDMYVSDGGNHRVMKYAPGATSGTVVAGGNGQGNSLNKFHSNWGIALDAAGNIYVCDHFNQRVMKYAPGATSGTVFISTNNPSDIVITPKGEIYVSSNTEIRKYSATGASIAQVSSSGAACIAVHNDTVFASEPGKSRVVKFAPGSTNPVVVAGVTSSGGNAANQLFDQRGVIIDGNGNLIVANGGTRGLKMWPAGSKGGDNGTTLPGTAGNLNVPYGLTLNPAGDLVIADYNHHRIKTLTGPIASYTPTEAGTYVAKFINQTGCTATDTFTVNPAASAIVTLDSNISCHGLTNGGLSASDTTGTAPHSYAWAGRSDTVNSLNNLAQGSYTVTITDANGCSDTASGSIVEPAEIKNTISDTACNSYSSPSGKYTWTTDGQYLDTLTSATGCDSILTINLIVNNSSTATISDTACDSYTSPSGLHTWTATGTYMDTLTNAVNCDSILTINLVIKNSTTHTITDTSCNSYSSPSGNHTWTTSGQYMDTLTNAAGCDSIITVNLTINNSSSNTITDTACNSYTSPSGLYTWTSSGQYLDTLTNSVNCDSIITVNLTINNSTTQTITDTACNSYTSPSGLYAWTTSGTYMDTLTNAVNCDSILTINLTINNSTTNSISATTCDSYTSPSGNFVWTTTGTYMDTLTNAANCDSILTINLTVNYQTTSTLNDTACNSYTSPSGKIFTTSGTHMDTIPNANNCDSVITINLVVNYTSTATVTGTACDNYVSPSGLYTWNQTGTYRDTLTNAVGCDSIVTINLTIFYSSKSTIAPVVCDSYTSPSGMHTWTTSGTYQDTILNAHGCDSIMTINLTINNRTYDTLNWVSCNEYTSPSGTYTWNTSGSYQDTLVGANAVGCDSVLTIHLTINYTTFDTIHPVACDSYTSPSGKTFTATGTYTDTIPNVSNCDSTITINLTVNHSTSATLMDTACFEYTSPSGNSTWNMSGTYQDTIPNAMGCDSVLTIDLVIQTVDTMVTQDVHSLIANASNINSTYMWLDCEDNFSALNDTTQRFTPTSNGTYAVQITTNGCVDTSNCYAVTNVGWKEVPSTFNWSAYPNPTNGLVTLEFGQGVENITVVIRNTTGQIIHREYFESLNQTELELSGESGMYLIEIIREDGNRALMRVMKQD from the coding sequence ATGAAAAAACTGATTATCACCCTTTTTGTTCTCACCCTTTTCGGAGGCCACGTACAAGCTCAGCTTGCAGGAGAACTCGATACCACATTCAATGCTAACGATCCGGGAAATTTGTCCGGATTTGGATTCAATGCCCTAATCGCCTCGATGCACAGCTATGCCGACGGCTCAGCCCTGGTAGGAGGACACTTTACCAAATTCGAAACCGAAACGGCCAATCGGATAGCTAAGGTGAAGGCAGATGGAACCCTGGATAAATCCTTTAATGCCGGTGCCGGAGCCAATAGCTGGGTGACGGCCATAGCCGTTCAATCAGATGGAAAAATCGTAATCGGAGGTTTGTTTACCAACTTCGACAACAAAGCCCACACCCGTATCGCTCGACTCAACACGGATGGTTCTATCGACACCTCCTTTCATACCGGATCCGGCTTTAACGATCGGGTTACTCACATCCGGATTCAAGCCGATGGGAAAATCGTAATAGGTGGATGGTTTAACCAATACAACGGAGCAACTGCCAATAAAATCACCCGCCTCAACTCGGATGGAACGCTGGACACCGGCTACAACAGCAATACCCTCGGAACCAACAACAACGTATACGCTATGGACATGCAGGCCGATGGCAAGATTTTGATTGGTGGATTCTTTACCCAAGTCGGTTCGACCTCGATCAATCGCTTTGCCCGCTTGAATACCAATGGAACGGTGGACACCTCTTTTCACATGCCTTCCGGTGGTTTTAATTGGGTGGTTCAGTCGATCCTCGCTCAGCAAGATGGCAACATCCTGGTAATTGGTGCTTTTGCTACCTACGGTTCTACATCCGTTAAAGGGATGGCTCGTCTCAGCTCCAATGGAACCTTAGACGCCGCTTTCAATGCCAACGTAACTACCGGTTTTAATCAAGCCGTACACGACATTATTCAACTGGCTGACAAGAGTTATATAGCCGGTGGGTACTTTACGAAATACAATGGCGTAACGGTTCAAAAGGCTTGTCGCATCGATTCCAATGGGGTGATTGACGCCAACTACAAACCCTACGTTTCTGGGCAACAGGTTTATGCCATAGGCGTACAACCCACGACGGGAAAGGTGATGCTGGCCGGTGAATATGGTTTTATTGATGACTACCGTCGAGGAGCCATTTCCCGAATGAATGCTGACGGAAGTGTCGACTTTACCTACAATACTCTCATGGGATTAAGCAACCCGGCCGATGCTTTGATGTGGATGCCTAATGGAAAGATTTTAGTGGGTGGAAGCTTTAGCACCTACAACGGGAAAGTATCCCCACACCTGGTGATGATCGATTCTGCCACCGGAAAAATGGACACTTCATTTAAGTCTTTAGGGTTGACCCTTTCCAACACGGTGAACAAGCTCGGTTTACAATCGGATGGTAAGATACTGGTGGGTGGCTGGATGTCTACCTATGGAGATTCTGTGGCACGAAACTTCTTCCGACTCGACGTTCATGGAAACAAGGAACCCGGCTTTCCAAAAGGAACGGGATTCAACTCGACGGTACAAAACTTTGTGATTCAACCCGATGGCAAGATTATTTGTGTTGGGAACTTCACTACCTACAACGGAGCAAGTGCCAAGTACATCATCCGGATTAATGCGGATGGAACGCCCGATGCCAGTTTTAATACCGGAACTGGGTTCAACAACGGAGTCTACGAAATTCAGCTTCAAAGCGATGGAAAAGTCCTGGTTGCAGGACTCTTCACTTCTTACAACGGAACCGCCGCTAACCGCCTAATCCGATTGAATAGCAACGGAAGTATTGACAACGGTTTCCTAACCAATATCGGAACAGGTTTTAATAATAACATTACCAGTGAAATGCTGCTTGAACCCAATGGAAAAATAATAGTTGCTGGTAGCTTTTCCACTTTCAACGGATCTTCGACCAATCGAATCGTACGCTTGAACAGCGACGGAACCCGGGATACATCCTTCTCCATTGGATCTGGGCCTAACAATACCGTAGCCGACATCATTCGTATGCCCAATGGCAAATTCATGGTCTGGGGAAATTTTACGAGCTACGCTGGCACCCCAATTCGCTACCTGGCCCGGATAAACAATAATGGAAGCCTGGACAACTCTTTTAATCCTGGCACGAGTTTCAATACAGGAAACAGCTCTTCTCCTTTGTTGGAATACCCTGACGGTCGTTTGTTGGTCGTTAGCTCAACGGCAACCTCTTACCAAGGTACAGGTAGAAATTACATCTTCCGAATTTTTGGAGAAAAAGTGTGTAACCTGAGCGCTTCAGCGAGCACCGTGAAAAATGCAAGCTGCTACGACTCCAAGGATGGCGAAGTCATGGTAACCTCTTCCGGAGGGTTTGGATCGGTTAGTTATTCGTGGAACGACCCTTCGGCCAGTAAGACAGATACCGTGAAAGGCCTGCCCGCAGGAAATTATACGGTTACCGCAACAGACTCCATTGGTTGTATGACCGGTGCCCTAGTCACAGTGGCTGCCCCGGATACCGTAAAAATCAATCTAACCGGAGAAAACTGCTTTACCGGTGCCCCCTTAAATGTAAGTCTCGCACCTCAACCCGATAGTGTGATTTTTAGTAAAGGTGGTAATGTTCTGAGCACAGTTAGTAGCTTCAATTACGGAACTTCATTAACTACCATTGCAGGAAGTTCTTTAGGGAATTCGCTGGATAAATTCCGCTATCCCTATGATTTGGTGTTTGCGCCCAACGGAGACATGTATGTATCCGATGGTGGAAACCACCGGGTGATGAAATATGCTCCTGGGGCCACCAGCGGTACTGTAGTAGCGGGCGGCAATGGCCAAGGAAACAGCCTCAACAAATTCCACTCCAATTGGGGTATTGCATTGGATGCTGCAGGTAATATCTATGTCTGCGATCACTTTAATCAACGGGTGATGAAATACGCCCCCGGGGCAACCAGTGGTACGGTATTTATTTCCACCAACAACCCTTCCGATATCGTTATTACTCCGAAAGGAGAAATTTACGTAAGTTCAAACACCGAGATTAGAAAATACAGTGCAACAGGAGCTTCCATTGCCCAGGTTTCGTCCAGTGGAGCGGCTTGTATTGCCGTACACAACGACACCGTTTTTGCTTCTGAACCTGGAAAGTCGCGCGTAGTCAAATTCGCTCCGGGCAGCACCAATCCAGTGGTCGTAGCAGGAGTTACCTCTTCAGGGGGAAATGCTGCCAATCAACTCTTCGATCAGCGCGGTGTGATCATCGACGGAAATGGAAACCTGATTGTCGCCAACGGTGGAACAAGAGGGCTGAAAATGTGGCCGGCGGGATCCAAGGGTGGAGACAACGGAACCACCTTGCCCGGAACAGCCGGAAACCTAAATGTGCCATATGGATTAACGCTTAATCCCGCAGGAGATCTCGTGATTGCGGATTACAATCACCACCGCATTAAAACCTTAACAGGGCCAATTGCCAGTTACACCCCAACTGAAGCCGGAACCTATGTGGCCAAGTTCATCAACCAAACAGGTTGTACGGCCACCGATACTTTTACGGTTAACCCTGCCGCTTCAGCCATCGTTACTTTGGACTCCAACATTTCTTGCCACGGATTAACCAATGGTGGATTATCTGCATCCGATACCACCGGAACAGCACCGCACAGCTATGCTTGGGCCGGAAGATCAGATACTGTGAACTCCTTAAATAACCTGGCACAGGGTAGTTACACCGTAACCATTACCGATGCCAATGGATGTAGCGATACGGCTTCCGGAAGTATTGTCGAACCGGCAGAAATCAAGAATACGATTAGCGATACCGCTTGTAACAGCTATTCATCCCCCAGTGGAAAATATACCTGGACTACCGATGGCCAGTATCTGGATACATTGACCAGTGCCACGGGATGTGATTCTATTCTGACGATTAACTTGATCGTGAACAACAGTTCCACTGCTACAATCAGTGATACGGCCTGTGATAGCTACACATCGCCCAGTGGATTGCACACCTGGACCGCTACGGGAACCTACATGGATACCTTGACTAATGCAGTGAATTGTGATTCTATTCTTACCATCAATTTGGTCATTAAAAACAGTACAACTCACACCATCACGGATACATCCTGTAACAGCTATTCTTCCCCAAGCGGAAACCATACCTGGACGACCAGCGGACAGTACATGGACACTCTAACCAATGCCGCAGGTTGTGACTCCATCATAACCGTTAATTTGACCATCAACAACAGTTCTTCCAATACAATCACGGATACAGCTTGCAACAGCTACACCTCACCAAGTGGATTGTACACGTGGACAAGTAGTGGTCAGTATCTGGATACCTTGACCAATTCGGTGAATTGCGATTCCATCATTACGGTCAATTTGACGATCAATAACAGTACAACTCAAACCATCACAGATACGGCATGTAACAGCTATACTTCACCCAGTGGATTGTACGCCTGGACCACATCCGGAACCTATATGGATACCTTGACCAATGCGGTTAACTGTGACTCCATTCTTACGATTAACCTCACGATTAACAACAGCACAACGAACTCGATCAGTGCAACAACTTGCGACAGTTACACTTCCCCAAGTGGAAACTTTGTTTGGACCACAACCGGAACCTATATGGACACGCTCACGAACGCTGCTAATTGTGATTCGATACTCACCATTAATTTGACCGTGAATTACCAGACTACCTCCACGCTAAATGATACGGCTTGTAACAGCTACACGTCTCCAAGTGGGAAAATTTTTACGACCTCTGGCACTCATATGGATACCATTCCAAATGCCAACAATTGTGATTCGGTGATTACCATCAATCTGGTAGTGAATTACACCAGCACCGCAACCGTGACTGGAACAGCTTGTGACAATTATGTCTCCCCAAGTGGATTGTATACCTGGAATCAAACCGGAACGTATAGGGACACCCTCACCAATGCAGTAGGGTGTGACTCGATCGTTACCATCAATCTCACGATCTTCTACAGCAGCAAATCGACGATTGCTCCAGTGGTGTGCGATAGCTACACTTCACCAAGTGGAATGCATACCTGGACCACCTCGGGTACTTATCAGGACACCATTCTCAATGCCCACGGTTGTGATTCAATAATGACCATTAACTTGACGATTAACAACAGGACTTATGATACCTTGAATTGGGTCTCTTGTAATGAGTATACCTCACCCAGTGGAACCTACACCTGGAACACCTCTGGAAGTTATCAGGATACCCTCGTGGGTGCCAATGCCGTCGGTTGTGATTCTGTACTAACCATTCATTTGACGATTAATTACACCACCTTCGACACCATACATCCGGTGGCCTGCGACAGTTATACTTCACCGAGTGGAAAAACCTTTACGGCAACAGGAACCTATACAGACACCATTCCAAATGTGAGCAACTGCGACAGTACGATCACCATAAATCTAACCGTGAATCATTCCACTTCAGCCACACTTATGGATACCGCTTGTTTTGAATACACCTCTCCGAGTGGAAACTCCACCTGGAATATGAGCGGAACCTATCAAGACACCATTCCAAATGCCATGGGTTGCGATAGTGTATTGACCATTGACCTGGTGATTCAGACGGTAGATACGATGGTGACTCAAGATGTCCATTCCTTGATTGCCAATGCAAGCAATATCAATTCCACCTATATGTGGTTGGATTGCGAGGACAACTTTAGTGCCTTGAATGACACCACTCAACGTTTTACCCCGACCTCAAATGGAACCTACGCTGTTCAAATCACAACGAATGGTTGCGTGGACACGTCCAATTGCTATGCGGTGACCAACGTGGGTTGGAAGGAAGTGCCCTCCACATTTAATTGGTCGGCCTACCCCAACCCAACAAACGGATTGGTCACACTCGAATTTGGTCAAGGGGTTGAAAACATCACTGTGGTGATTCGGAATACAACCGGACAAATCATCCATCGGGAATATTTTGAATCACTGAACCAAACGGAATTGGAACTGTCTGGAGAGTCAGGGATGTACCTCATAGAGATCATTCGGGAAGATGGTAATCGGGCACTAATGCGCGTTATGAAGCAGGATTAG
- a CDS encoding lysine 2,3-aminomutase, with translation MIQNKKYQAYSLHNFRQIPQMKMLSEEQLFTIEVVGHVLPFKVNNYILDELIDWNNFETDPMFLLTFPQRGMLSDKHFNTVAEWVRAGRTKKEMKKDIDQIRLELNPHPAGQKTQNVPSIHGIELSGVQHKYKETVLFFPRRGQTCHAYCTFCFRWPQFVGIDDLKFAMNETHLVVEYLKAHPEVTDLIFTGGDPMVMATKVFKPYLEALIEADIPHLQNIRIGTKSLTFWPYKYVNDPETDELLDLFRKVKAKGKHLTIMAHFNNPVELSTPVVQKAIENILETGVQIRTQAPIMKGINDNADWWAAMWRHQVKLGCIPYYMFIARDTGARDFFAVPLEKCYQIFRDAYSQVSGICRTVRGPSMSAAPGKVQVLGIEEINGEKVMALSFLQGRNPDWVGRPFFAKYDPEALWLTDLKPAFGQTHFLYEDGPQMEDSVEETESAYEVNYEEYTPA, from the coding sequence ATGATTCAAAACAAAAAGTACCAGGCCTATAGCCTTCACAATTTCCGCCAAATTCCTCAAATGAAAATGCTCTCTGAAGAGCAACTATTTACCATCGAAGTGGTGGGCCATGTGCTCCCGTTTAAGGTGAATAACTACATTCTGGACGAGCTCATCGACTGGAACAACTTTGAAACGGACCCCATGTTTTTGCTCACCTTTCCTCAACGGGGAATGTTGAGTGACAAGCATTTTAATACCGTAGCTGAGTGGGTTAGAGCAGGAAGGACCAAAAAGGAGATGAAGAAGGATATAGACCAGATTCGTCTGGAACTCAATCCTCATCCGGCTGGACAGAAAACCCAAAACGTACCGAGTATTCATGGCATTGAGCTTTCCGGAGTTCAGCACAAGTACAAGGAAACCGTTTTGTTCTTTCCACGAAGAGGGCAAACCTGTCATGCCTACTGTACTTTTTGCTTCCGTTGGCCGCAGTTTGTGGGAATCGACGACTTGAAGTTTGCCATGAACGAGACCCACCTGGTGGTAGAGTATCTCAAGGCTCATCCCGAGGTTACCGACCTCATTTTTACCGGAGGAGACCCGATGGTGATGGCGACCAAAGTATTCAAGCCTTATTTGGAGGCTTTAATTGAAGCCGATATTCCGCATTTGCAAAACATCCGAATTGGAACGAAGTCGCTCACTTTTTGGCCCTACAAATACGTCAATGATCCGGAGACCGATGAACTACTTGATCTTTTCCGGAAGGTAAAAGCCAAGGGTAAGCACCTGACCATTATGGCCCACTTCAACAACCCGGTAGAGCTGTCTACTCCTGTGGTTCAAAAGGCCATTGAAAATATCCTGGAAACCGGCGTTCAGATTCGAACTCAAGCACCCATTATGAAGGGCATCAACGACAATGCCGATTGGTGGGCCGCGATGTGGCGTCACCAGGTTAAATTGGGTTGTATTCCTTACTACATGTTCATCGCCCGGGATACGGGAGCACGTGATTTCTTCGCCGTTCCGCTGGAAAAATGCTACCAGATATTCCGTGATGCCTATAGCCAGGTTTCTGGAATTTGCCGAACGGTGAGAGGACCAAGCATGTCAGCAGCACCAGGTAAAGTTCAGGTATTAGGAATCGAAGAAATCAACGGTGAGAAAGTAATGGCGCTAAGCTTCCTTCAAGGAAGAAACCCCGATTGGGTGGGCCGCCCCTTCTTTGCTAAATATGATCCCGAAGCATTATGGTTGACTGATTTGAAGCCGGCCTTTGGCCAAACTCATTTCTTGTATGAAGATGGGCCCCAAATGGAAGACTCCGTTGAGGAAACTGAATCTGCTTACGAGGTTAATTATGAGGAGTATACCCCGGCATAG